TATTAAACGGTATGCTCCCACGACCAAACCAGAAGAAATAGAATCCGACATAGTTGCTCATCTGCCCGTAGGGCAAGAGAAATAAAACCTCTATCTGGGGCCATTAGTTCAACTCCGCGATAGGTTCCTGATCTTTTCCAGCTGGATCTTGGCCCAGTCGCCGGAATTGCGGTCGTCGTTGTCCGGGATCGGGTTGGGGTATCCGAAGAGTTTGTAGCTCAGCATGCGGGCTACGCGGGCTTTTTCGCTGTGCGACCGCATGTAGTTTAGGCTGTTGTAGTCGTACACGCTTTTAGCCTTGATGATGCCCAGTGATTTCGGCATGTGGTTGAGCGAGAAGCTCGTACGGCAGCTTTCTTTCCAATCGTACACGTGGTCGATCTCGATCACGGCAAGGTCGGACCACGGATGAGCGTGTTCGTCCCAGGTTACCATGTTGTTGAAGATCTCCGGGTCGTCGTCGTCCTGTGCGATGCGGGTCTGAATTTGCATCATGTACTTGGCTCCCTCTCGTTTCACGCGATCTCCGTACTCGTACTTCAGGTAATTTCTGCCCCGAGTTTCGTGCGGGAGAATACGCTGATTCCCGGTGTCCACGGTGCTCGGGTCCTCGAAGATACCGGTTTCGGGCTCGTTGTCGAGCGGCCGTACGCGATACTTCGCATAACGCGGAATCTGATCCTTGCACACGAACCGAAATGGCGTTTTGCAGTAATACCTCAAGTTGTGAAAACTGGTGGGATCGCGCCGAAGAGCAACCTGTGCACCCTTGAGTCCTTCCGGGTATTTCTTGTAGTAATCGATGTATTCGATCCCGTATTTTTCGCGACGAAGCTTGGCGAATTGCATAAAGCTGTTGGCCGACTAAAACAGGCTGATTTCGCCCGTATTCATTTCGATATCGAAAGGACTCTTAAAGTGGTGGTCGCTGAATTTGATCGACATGCTCCGGATGCAGTTCATGGCATCGTCCAGGAAAGTGGCAGAGGCATGGCGTATACGACACGGGAATACTCTTCCCGGGGCAAAGAATTTGTGGGCCGGGAATTTCGGGTTCGGAACAATGGTCACTTTTCCGCCCGCGGCAATTCCATTATCGTGCGACATTCGCTTGCGGTGTGTCAAACTCAAGGTAAATACGATGGCCCAGCTGAACATTTCGCTGAATAGTCATAGGTAAAACCGATTCCAGTGGCCGTGAATTCCGTGCTCCGTTGCATGTTCAAGGTGGATGGCCGTTGCGCTCATAACTTAGATATTGGTTCGCGATTCTATGTTGTCGATCTCTACATAAAGCTCTTTAAAGGCCTCTCGCTTTTCTTCTAGAAGGTGGCAAAACAGGGGGTCGATGTCGTTCTCTTCATTTCGGGTAATGAAGCCGTATTCGTTGCGCGACAGTAAGTTACTGAACCACATCATTTGACTCGCCCTCGTTAGGTCCGGCGATATTGAATAGTCTTGCTCCGGCCTGAAGATACCATCTTTATGGTCTCCGAAACGCAGCCCCAAACTGCTGTAAAGCACCTCGCAATATCTTCGTATTGGTGCTCGTTCACCCACGTATGCATGAAAGTGGCCTGCATAATAGCGTACTTGCATGCCGCTTTCAGATTCTCCATATCCCCGGGATCGGGTTCAAGCGGATTTCGCGTGATCGGACTCATACTCCTCAACTTGCCCTTGTACACCACCCGTTCCAGGGTTGGGTCGAACCGGTACCGCGCATGGTAGTATTCGACGCGCTGTTTAAATAGTTTATGCGCCTGCGGCGCGATGCTTTCGTCCACCACCTGTTCATGGAACACAGGGGCGCTGTTGTTCACGAGGTCCTCTGAAAAGTGAAACACCTCGAACCAGTATTGCCGTATACCGCGCTCATTTTTACCTATGAACTCATCGACAAAAGTTCCCACTACTTCCCAAAAGAGGTTTTCGGCCTTAGCGTAGGTGTGTTTGTCGTTGATGACCTCCATGGGCACCCAGTTCTTTCAATCCAAGACCCCCATCATATCGGTGCAGCGCTCTACTATACCGTCAGCGGTCAGGGCCGAGGCACGTGGAATATATCCCGGACCTATGAGTATGTCGTCGGCACTGTGATTGACCAACACCACTTCCTTCAAATGTGGAAATAGAAGGGTCGATAAAGAGCTCATTCTCAAGTTTCGCCTGCCTGCGATGGCAAACTGTTCCGTATTGACGAGTGTTCCCGAGAAATGATCGTCGAGCTCGATCGATAATCCGCCCGATACTCGCGCTACTCTTTTGGCTTGCTCCCATTTATCCCCGTCGTCTTTCGTAAATCGACGTTCGCGATAAAGGTCTTTGTCGAACTTGTCGATGGGGTCAACGGTTCGAATCTCTTCCGGTACCGGGAGACCGTCGAGTGGAATATGAAACTTCATCAATACCGTGGGGAATGCGTATTCGTCATTCACTTCGTAATCACAGGCACCAAAGTACTTGACCCAGTATCGATCTTGCTCGTGCTCATCGGGAACAAACGTCGCGCAGTTCATCCCATTCATCATACGTCGCCCAAACCGGTAATTACAACGGGTCGATCCCGGAAGCTTTTCCTCCATCGCTACGGTTAAGTTCTTAGGATAGTCCCTTTGGATCTCGGGAATTGATAGAGAATCTGGATCCGGCGCGATCTGAGCTAAATGCTTGTCCTTGGTCAACTCTATCGGAATAAATTGTTGTTGAATGGCATCATTTCGTCCGGCGCTATAATATTCCGGGGCATCTTCATCGTGGTCTTTGATAACCACCCTCGGAAAATCAACATCGCGCCGATACTCCCAGTAATGCAGTTGCAGGTTGCCCAAATCGTAGCCCATTCCCGTGAGGTCCCCTTTGGGCACTTTTACGCGCTCAAAGACCTCGAACTTGGTTTTCGCTTCTTGGGTAGTTGAATCAAAGAATACGTGCTCGATCTGATGTATTTCGAAATGGAAAGAATGGTAGCACCTGCGGCGCGATTCTAAAAAGTCGAATTCCAGTTTTACTACTCCATCGCGATCACTCCACCCGCTTGAAAACACCCGCCACCCTCCCAGATAGGTTCGGGCCCAAAATTGACAGTGCATATTGTGCATAGGCACGGCGTGGTCGTCCCTTTTCGAGAAGGTCAGCTTGGCCGTTACGTAGGCGTCCTTCCTTCGTCCGTAAATGACGATTCTACGAGGATATATACTTCTTATCAAGTCTTTTAACCACTCAACGGTTCTTTGGTAGATCACCAGTAGCCTTTCGCCTAGTCGTGTTACCCAACAGTTGATGATTTTGGAACGCCCTACCTCGAGGTGGTTGAGGTTGCGCAAATTAGGCCCAAAGAATCCGCCCGTTTTGGAGTATTCGATTCGTGTTTCTCCATGTGCTTCACGATATACGCGCTCAATATCAGACTCGTTAGAGCCTAGTGGAAATAGACTCATTTTTGTACACTGGAGTTAATGGATTCAACGAAATACATATCGACCTGTCCTTTGTGTTTTGCATCTACCTTTCCGCGGTATGTGCATTCGAATAGGTCCTTTACAGCCTCATACGTGCTTCCGGATATGTTGACTCTTCCGACTTCGCCTGCCGCCTCCATCCGAGCCACCGTATTCACGGTATCGCCCCAAATATCGTAGGCGAACTTCTTTGATCCTACGACCCCGGCAACCACGGGCCCCGTATGCAAACCGATCCGTATTTCGAATATCGGCTTGCCCTGCTCGCGAGAGATCGCTTTGTACTCTTTGATCCAATCGCGCATTTTCAAAGCGGCGTTAACCGCATCTGCGGCGTGCGTCGAATTGGCTATGGGCAACCCGCCCACGCACATGTAGGAGTCTCCAATGGTCTTGATCTTTTCGATCTTGTGAGCGTCGCAAATACGATCAAAAGCCCCAAAACATCGACCCGGCTCTTCCACGATCTCTTGAGGAGTCAATTGCTCACTCATAGTGGTAAAGCCTTTGAAATCAGTGAACATCACGGTGACCATATCAAAGTGACGCGGTGTGGTTTTTTGGTCTCGCTTTAGCTCTTCAGCTGTTTCCGCCGGCAAAATATTCAATAAGAGGTCGTCCGATTTCTTCTTCTCTTCTGCCAGCTGGGCCGTACGATCCGCAACTTTCTGCTCCAGATTCTCGTACAGAATAGCGTTGTTGATCGACACGGCGATCTGCCCCGATAGTAGGGCGAGCAGGTCAACGCGATCCTGTGTAAAGGCCGCCGTGGTATGATTGTTTTCGAGATAAAGAATGCCGTCAAGTTTGCCTCGGTTGAGGATCGGCAAGCACAAGATCGATTGTACGGTTGATTTCTTGATGTAATCACATCGCGTAAAGCGCACATCATTCTTGGCATCCTGGACCACGGCGTTTTTCTGCGATTGAATCACGTACGAAACCACGGTCTCCGATAGAATACCGCTTCCCGTATATTGTATCCATTGCAGAATGTCGACCGTGGCACCCGAATTTTCCGACATGGCCTGAATCACGAAGTCCTCGTTTTCTCGTAGTAACAGCATTCCGCGATCCGCACCCGCATTTTCCATTACGATCTGCATCAGATTCTTTAGCAGTTTGTTCAGTACGATCTCACGAGTAATGCCGGCCGATGCTTTTAGTACCGTACTCAAGTCGAGCAACATGCTATTCGTCCGACCCATGGAACTGGAACCGCTCGATGAGAGAGTACCTAGTCCCGCTCCCGAATGTACCCCGGAAACATAGCTCGGATGCTCTTGCTCCAATGCTCGCAACTTGGCCTGCGCACCCCACTCGCGATAGTTGTTGTATGCAGATTTTAAGTAATGCTCGGCCAAACCCTCCGACCGCTGTTTTATGTAGAACACACCGGCCAACTCCTGGGCCATGGCTTCTTCATGGGTGAAGTTGTTCTGACTGGCAACTTTAATAGCTTCGTCATACTTCAAACCTGCCTCTTTGAACCGCCCCTTTACCCTGTATAGCTCTGCTTTGAGCAAATGATACTTGTGCATGTAATTTTCCGGCGCATCTTTTGCCCATTTCTTCATTTGGCGAATGGTTTTGCGAACCCTTCGGATAGACTTCCTCTTCTGAACACCTGAGCTCCTTTTGTAGAGCGCCAACAAGGTCAATGCCTCGTAGAAATGGTGATTTGGAATCTCGAACTTGGCCAATACGGCCTCTAAAAGCTTTCTTGACTCGGCGGCATGCATGGCGGCTTTTTCGTATTCCCCAAACGAATAACAAAGGATGAGCTTGGTGAAATGCAAAAAGAACATGCCCGTTTGGTCGTTCCGCTCTTCACTTTGCGCTTTCATCTTAACCTCGTCGTATGCTTCTCCGGTCAAAACGATGGAATCCTTCGATCGACCAAGGAAATTCAGCATACCCTGTCGATAGACCTCGTTGTAATTGAAGTTCGTCTCTTGCTTGAACTGATCGAAACTCTGGCTGTACGATCTGGTTTCAACTTCCAACCGCTCCAGCGGCTTGCCACTTAAATAGCTGTGAACACAGTAGATGTTCGTATTCATACAGGCGAATTCAATGGCACCGGTTTCCATGCCGATATGGTACGACTCCTGCAGCGGGGCCGGGGTTTGGTCAATGTGTTCGTTCCAATTAACGATCAAGCAATAGATCGGTGTGTAGATCTGTGTTTTCCACTCCTTCGCCTTGTATTGCTCTAACAAAATAAGGCCAAGTTTTCCGAACTGATACCCTGATTTCATTGCTCCCAATACCCCACACATGATCACCCCATAGGTGGCGAAGGCAAAGGTCGATACAGCAGTATTTCCATGTTTAAGGGAAAGCTCCATCATTCAAAAGATCAGCAGGGGAAATAGGGTAGGAGTAGCCCAGTAACTAGAGCTCGCAATGTCTGCTATGATGCGCATAGCTGCTATTTTTTCGGGATCGGTCATGGCCGGTAGAACCGCTAAATCCTCGTTGGATTTGCCGCGGAGCTGGATCTTGGACTTCACCAAAGCCCCCATGACATGTGGCATCGAAGGTTTCTTTGGGAACTTCTTGCCGAGCTGGCCCAATAGGTCCAGACCTGTATTTATCGCATCTATAAGCTTGTTCTCAGCCTTGAACGCGAGGATTCTGATTTCGTAGGACTTCACCTTTTCCAATAGGTTTTCGGCCTTGTCGATCACCAGACCTATCATTTCGTTCATTCGATCGAAATCGCCATTCAGATAGGCAGTCTCTCCGGCTAAAGCGTGAAGTTGTAGGGTCGATTGATACTGATTCTTCCACGGATCCTCACCCAAAAGTTCGATTCCGGCCACGAAGTAGTCGTATGCTACCTTAAACGCCGACGACTCTTTCGCTTTGATTCCGGCTTTGAGGTTCAGTTCGCACAACTCCCTGCGTTGCTTGTCGTCTTCGAGGAGCTTGACTCCCCAATTCAATTGATTCACGATGTCGAATAAATGCTCATCCGGCTCGCTTTCGTCAACGCCGTGAAGAAGCAGTCGTCCGATCTTAAAGTGGTTCGCATTGCGGTCACCCTCTGGAATAAGAGAGTAAACCGCTTGCTGAATACGGTCGTGGGCGAATTTGAATCCGAATCCGCTATGCGGCAATGTGAGACCTTCGGCCAATGCTGGCTGAAGTTCTTTTTCGGTCTCTGATTCGGATCTTTCATTTATGGTCACGAGCACGTCTAGGTCGAACTGGTTTCCAAAGCATGCGGCTAGCTTCAGTACTCGTTGTGTCTCTTCGGGCAGCTTCAGCGTTTTAGCCGCCATGAACTCCACC
This portion of the Flavobacteriales bacterium genome encodes:
- a CDS encoding GAF domain-containing protein translates to MELSLKHGNTAVSTFAFATYGVIMCGVLGAMKSGYQFGKLGLILLEQYKAKEWKTQIYTPIYCLIVNWNEHIDQTPAPLQESYHIGMETGAIEFACMNTNIYCVHSYLSGKPLERLEVETRSYSQSFDQFKQETNFNYNEVYRQGMLNFLGRSKDSIVLTGEAYDEVKMKAQSEERNDQTGMFFLHFTKLILCYSFGEYEKAAMHAAESRKLLEAVLAKFEIPNHHFYEALTLLALYKRSSGVQKRKSIRRVRKTIRQMKKWAKDAPENYMHKYHLLKAELYRVKGRFKEAGLKYDEAIKVASQNNFTHEEAMAQELAGVFYIKQRSEGLAEHYLKSAYNNYREWGAQAKLRALEQEHPSYVSGVHSGAGLGTLSSSGSSSMGRTNSMLLDLSTVLKASAGITREIVLNKLLKNLMQIVMENAGADRGMLLLRENEDFVIQAMSENSGATVDILQWIQYTGSGILSETVVSYVIQSQKNAVVQDAKNDVRFTRCDYIKKSTVQSILCLPILNRGKLDGILYLENNHTTAAFTQDRVDLLALLSGQIAVSINNAILYENLEQKVADRTAQLAEEKKKSDDLLLNILPAETAEELKRDQKTTPRHFDMVTVMFTDFKGFTTMSEQLTPQEIVEEPGRCFGAFDRICDAHKIEKIKTIGDSYMCVGGLPIANSTHAADAVNAALKMRDWIKEYKAISREQGKPIFEIRIGLHTGPVVAGVVGSKKFAYDIWGDTVNTVARMEAAGEVGRVNISGSTYEAVKDLFECTYRGKVDAKHKGQVDMYFVESINSSVQK